Part of the Deltaproteobacteria bacterium genome, GACGGTCTTGAAGGGTTCCGTGACCCTGGTGATCGGCGGCGAAGAGACCCTGATCGAGGCGGGCGGCGCCTACATCATTCCTCCCAATGTCACCCACGGCGGCAGGTGTGGTGACACGGCCACGGAGTTGATCGAGGTGTTCTCGCCGGTACGGGAAGATTTGAAGTAAGGCCCAAGATCCCACCTTTCCTTCTTTACTCCTCATGAAAATTTGTGGGTGGATGTTTTAGGGTAGCCGAAATAACAAAGGTTTACCCGCCAGCAGTTTGGCGGGCAAACCTAGGGGGGCTATTCCCTGGAAGGATGGTTCAAGCAAGGGCCATCGGCCATTCGGGGGCTGTTATCGAAATGAAGTAC contains:
- a CDS encoding cupin domain-containing protein; this encodes MTMMKHFVIQEVEPRKPADGVEIRPISGERMTMAFFHLAPGSKMPEHSHPHEQIGTVLKGSVTLVIGGEETLIEAGGAYIIPPNVTHGGRCGDTATELIEVFSPVREDLK